The DNA sequence GGCGCTCGGCTCCTCGACGCTGGCGTAGCTGGAAAACACGAACACCGGCCAGTGCCACAAGTACCAGGAATAGGAAATCAGACCCAGACCGACCATGACCCGACTGCTCAAGAATTGACCCACCCAGGTCTGGCGATGACCGTTGGCCAGGATCAGCAGCACCACGCCCAGCACCGGCAGCAATGCCGCCGCGCCGGGGAACGGCGTGCGCTTGTCGAAACCGAACACCGCCAACAGAATCAGGCCCATGCCGAGCAGGCTCAACAGTTGCGCGGCCATCGGCTTGAGGCGCCAGGCATGTTTCGGCGCGATCGCCAGCATCGCCCCGGCCAGCAGCTCCCACGCTCGCATCGGCAACAGGAAGAACGCTTTTTCCGGATGGTGATTGACCGCCCATATGCTCAAGCCGAAAGACACCAGCAACACGCTGAACAATGCCAGCCGCCAATGCTTCAACCGACTCGACAGCAAGGTCAGCAACAACGGAAAGATGATGTAGAACTGTTCCTCCACCGCCAGCGACCAGGTATGCAGCAGCGGTTTGAGATCCGAGGCGACATCGAAATAGCCGTCCTGGCGCATGAACAGGATGTTCGAGACGAACAGCACCTGATAGCGCACCGAACGCCCGAGCTCTTCGTAGTCCTTGGGCGCCATCAGGAACCAGCCCACCGCCAGCACCGCGATGATCATCGCAAACAACGCCGGCAGGATCCGCCGCGCACGCCGCGACCAGAACTCGACAAAACTGAACCGGCCGGCCTGGCGTTGATTCCAGATGATCGAGGTGATGAGGTATCCGGAGATCACGAAAAACACGTCCACACCGACAAAACCGCCGGTGAAACCCGGGACGCCAAAATGGAACAGCACCACGGCAATCACCGCGACTGCCCGCAAGCCGTCGATATCCCTTCGATAAGCGAGTGTGCTCATAAATCTTTAATGCCAATCAGATGGTTGTTTTTTGTACAGCCTGCCGATGAGAAACGGAGGCTGCTTTTTGTTGTGCCAACTCACTGACCTTAGCTGATCGAAAACCTCCCATGATTTGTACAAAAAACGGGCAAAAAAAATGGCGCCCCCTTAGGGACGCCATTTTCAGACTCGACCGACGATATTACTTGCGCTTCATCGACAGGAAGAATTCGTCGTTGGTCTTGGTCGTTTTCAGCTTGTCGACCAGGAACTCGATGGCCGCCACTTCGTCCATCGGGTGCAGCAGTTTGCGCAGGATCCACATACGCTGCAGTTCGTCGTCGGCGGTCAACAGCTCTTCGCGACGAGTACCGGACTTGTTGATGTTGATGGCCGGGAACACACGCTTCTCGGCGATACGACGGTCCAGTGGCAGCTCCATGTTGCCGGTGCCCTTGAACTCTTCGTAGATCACTTCGTCCATCTTCGAGCCGGTTTCAACCAGCGCGGTGGCGATGATGGTCAGCGAGCCGCCTTCTTCGATGTTGCGCGCGGCGCCGAAGAAACGCTTCGGTTTCTCCAGGGCGTGGGCATCGACACCACCGGTCAGCACCTTGCCGGAGCTCGGGATCACGGTGTTGTAGGCACGGGCCAGACGGGTGATGGAGTCGAGCAGGATCACCACGTCCTTCTTGTGTTCGACCAGGCGCTTGGCCTTCTCGATCACCATTTCAGCCACTTGTACGTGACGGGTCGGCGGCTCGTCGAAGGTCGATGCAACCACTTCGCCGCGCACGGTGCGCTGCATTTCGGTCACTTCTTCCGGACGCTCGTCGATCAACAGCACGATCAGGTGAACTTCAGGGTTGTTACGGGCGATGTTCGCCGCGATGTTCTGCAGCATGATCGTTTTACCGGCTTTCGGCGGTGCAACGATCAGACCGCGCTGGCCTTTGCCGATCGGGGCGCACAGGTCGATAACACGACCGGTCAGGTCTTCGGTGGAACCGTTACCGGCTTCCATCTTCATGCGCACGTTCGGGAACAGCGGGGTCAGGTTCTCGAAGAGAATCTTGTTCTTCGCGTTCTCAGGACGATCGAAGTTGATCGTGTCGACCTTGAGCAGGGCGAAATAACGCTCGCCTTCCTTCGGAGGGCGGATCTTGCCAACGATGGTGTCACCGGTGCGCAAGTTGAAACGGCGGATCTGGCTCGGCGAGACGTAGATGTCGTCAGGGCCGGCGAGGTAGGAAGCGTCAGCGGAGCGCAGGAAGCCGAAGCCGTCCTGGAGAATCTCCAGCACGCCATCACCGGAGATTTCCTCACCGCTTTTAGCGTGCTTTTTCAGCAGGGAGAAAATCACGTCCTGCTTGCGCGAACGGGCCATATTTTCTATGCCCATCTGTTCGGCCAATTCGAGCAGTTCGGTAATCGGCTTTTGCTTGAGTTCAGTCAGATTCATATAGGAATGACGTAATCATTTATGGAGGGGGGGGAAATTAAGCTTTTGGCTTAATGAGGCCGCGCCGCGGAGAAGGCGACAGGATCGCGTACTTATTCGAAAAGGAGTGCGTCGGCGACGGCTAGCAGGGGGCAGTGGAGAAACCAGTGCGGGGCCGAATGTACCACCTGAGTTTCGGAGCGTCTAGCCCTGAATACGCAAAAAGCCCCGCAATTTGCGGGGCTTTTTGAGGACACGCTTTACCGCGACGCTTAGATGTTGGCGTCGAGGAAAGCAGCCAGTTGCGACTTCGACAGAGCGCCAACCTTGGTCGCTTCCACGTTGCCGTTCTTGAACAGCATCAGGGTCGGAATACCACGTACGCCGTGCTTGGCAGGGGTTTCCTGGTTTTCGTCGATGTTCAGTTTGGCAACAGTCAGCTTGCCTTTGTAAGTCTCTGCAATCTCGTCCAGAACCGGAGCGATCATTTTGCAAGGGCCGCACCATTCAGCCCAGTAGTCGACCAGGACAGCGCCTTCGGCCTTGAGTACGTCGGCTTCGAAGCTAGCGTCGCTAACGTGTTTGATCAGATCGCTGCTCATGGAATTCTCCAGGTTGTAAGCAAAAAAACGTGGCCCATCATAGCCGCCCTTCCCTTGTTCAGGAAGCCGCAGATGATTGAGTCTTGCTATGGCACTCGATGAGTTTGGGTATAGCTCAAGTCACGCGCCGGCGGGGGCGATGAAGGAAATTCCGGTGCGCAGCGCCGCGTTACGCACGTGCTCCTGCATGGCTTTCTGCGCGGCGGCGGAGGCCCGGCGGGCCAGGGCGCGGAGGATCTTGCGGTGTTCCTGCCAGGTTTCCATGGCCCGCTCGGCACGGATGAACGGTAGCTTCTGGCTCTCCAGAAAGATGTCGGCGCTGGCGGTGAGGATGCTCAGCATCGCCTGATTGCCGCTGGCCAGCAGGATCCGCCGGTGGAATTCGAAATCCAGTTTCGCCGCAGCCTCGAAGTCACTGGCGCGCAGTTGCTCGCGCATGGCGGCGACGTTGTCTTCCAGTTCATCCAGATCAAACGTGCTCAACGTCACCGCCGCCAGACCGGCCGCGAACCCTTCCAGCGCATAGCGCAACTGAAAGATCTCCAGCGGTGAAGCCTGGGCTGCAAACGGCCAGGCCGGCGCGCCCTCGCCGCGCGGCAGCTCCACCGGCGCCTGCACGAACACGCCTTTGCCCGGCTGGATGCTGACCACGCCCAGCGCACTCAAGGACGACAACGCCTCACGCAACGACGCACGGCTGACACCCAGCTGAACCGCCAGATCCCGTTGCGAAGGCAGCGCATCGCCGGGGCCGAAGCCCTGCTCGGTAATCAGTTTGCGGATCGCTTGCAGCGCCACTTCGGGTACGGCGCGGGAGATCGAGTTCATGGTTTTCCAGACGGACCAGGCCAAGGTGCGGCCAGTTGTAATGCTATTCGAGGGATCAGGCAAGTCGTGCCCCAGCGGGGTTCGGCGGCGCACGCCGATGCGCTATCGCAGTGCGAAACCCTACCTGACTGTTCAGACCAGTAAGACCGAACAAACCCGCCAAACCCGTGGCTTTGCGGGGCCGAACTCTTGTATTGGCACGACCCATGCTCTGTCCGATCGCAGAATTCACTTCCCGCCGATCCGGAGATTGTCCATGACGAAGCGTTACAGCGCCCTCCTCGCCGCCCTGTTTGCCGGTCTGATGCTGAGCCAGGCCCCCGCCCATGCCGACGGTCTGGACGACGTGGTCAAACGCGGCACTTTGAAAGTCGCGGTGCCTCAGGACTTCCCGCCGTTCGGTTCGGTCGGCCCGGACATGAAACCGCGCGGCCTCGATATCGACACCGCGAAACTGCTGGCCGACCAGCTCAAGGTCAAACTCGAACTGACCCCGGTCAACAGCACCAACCGCATCCCGTTCCTGACCACCGGCAAGGTCGATCTGGTGATTTCCAGCCTTGGCAAAAACCCCGAGCGTGAAAAGGTCATCGATTTCTCCCGCGCCTATGCGCCGTTCTACCTCGCCGTGTTCGGCCCGCCGGACGCAGCCGTCAGCACCCTGGACGACCTCAAGGGCAAGACCATCAGCGTCACCCGGGGCGCCATCGAAGACATCGAGCTGACCAAGGTCGCCCCCGAAGGCGTGACCATCAAGCGCTTCGAAGACAACAACTCGACCATCGCCGCCTACCTCGCGGGGCAAGTCGACCTGATCGCCAGCGGCAACGTGGTGATGGTCGCAATCAGCGAAAAGAACCCGAAACGCGTGCCCGCGCTGAAAGTGAAGCTCAAGGATTCGCCGGTCTACGTCGGCGTGAACAAGAACGAGCCGGCGCTGCTGGGCAAGGTCAACGAGATTCTGGCCACCGCCAAGGCTGACGGCGCGCTGGAAAAGAATGCGCAGACCTGGCTCAAAGAGCCGCTGCCGGCCGACCTCTGACCGGCGACGCGGGAGACTTTCATGGCCTATCAGTTCGATTTCTTGCCGGTGGTGGAAAACACCGACCTGCTGCTGCGCGGGGCGTTGTTCACCCTTGAGCTGACGGCCATTGGTGCGTTGCTCGGGGTCGGCGTGGGTATCGTCGGGGCGTTGGTGCGGGCGTGGAACATCCGTCCGTTCTCGACGATCTTCGGCGTCTATGTGGAGTTGATCCGCAACACGCCCTTCCTGGTGCAGCTGTTTTTCATCTTCTTCGGCCTGCCGTCCCTCGGCGTGCAGATTTTCGAGTGGCAGGCGGCGGTGCTGGCGATGGTGATCAACCTCGGGGCGTACTCGACCGAGATCATCCGCGCCGGCATCCAGGCGATTCCGCGCGGGCAGCTGGAAGCAGCGGCGGCATTGGCGATGAGCCGTTTCGAAGCGTTCCGCCACGTGGTGCTGCTGCCGGCGCTGGGCAAGGTCTGGCCGGCACTGAGCAGCCAGATCATCATCGTCATGCTCGGTTCGGCGGTGTGTTCGCAGATTGCCACCGAGGAGCTGAGCTTCGCCGCCAACTTCATTCAGTCGCGCAACTTCCGCGCGTTTGAAACCTATGCCCTGACCACCCTCATTTATCTGTGCATGGCGCTGCTGATCCGTCAGCTGCTGAACTGGCTCGGTCGGCGTTACCTGTCGAAAAGCAGCGCAAGGAGCAGCCAATGAGCGACTTCACGTTCTGGGACATCCTGCGCAACCTGCTCACCGGCCTGCAATGGACGCTGGCGCTGTCGCTGGTGGCGTTCATCGGCGGCGGGATCGTCGGGTTGCTGATCCTGATCATGCGCATCTCGAAAAACGCCCTGCCCAGCAGCATCGCCCGCACCTGGATTGAGCTGTTTCAGGGCACACCGCTGTTGATGCAGCTGTTTCTGGTGTTCTTCGGCGTAGCGTTGGCCGGGGTGGAAATTTCGCCGTGGATGGCAGCGGCGATAGCCCTGACGCTGTTCACCAGCGCCTACCTGGCGGAGATCTGGCGCGGCTGCGTCGAGGCGATTCCCACCGGCCAATGGGAAGCTTCGTCGAGCCTGGCGCTGAATCCGCTGGAGCAACTGCGCTACGTGATCCTGCCGCAAGCGCTGCGCATTGCCGTGGCGCCGACCGTGGGTTTCTCGGTGCAAGTGGTCAAGGGCACCGCCGTGACCTCGATCATCGGCTTCACCGAGCTGACCAAGACCGGCGGCATGCTCGCCAACGCCACCTTCGAACCGTTCATGGTCTACGGCCTCGTTGCCCTGGGCTACTTCCTGCTCTGCTACCCCCTGTCCCTCAGTGCGCGCTACCTGGAAAGGAGACTGCATGCCTCTGCTTAGAATTTCCGCCCTGCATAAATACTACGGCGATCACCACGTACTCAAAGGCATCGACCTGAGCGTCGAGGAAGGCCAGGTGGTGGCGATCATCGGCCGCAGCGGCTCGGGTAAATCCACCCTGCTGCGCACCCTCAACGGTCTGGAGTCGATCAATGACGGCGTGATCGAAGTCGACGGCGAATACCTCGACGCCGCCCGCGCCGATCTGCGCAGCCTGCGGCAGAAAGTCGGGATGGTGTTTCAGCAGTTCAATTTGTTCCCGCACCTGACCGTTGGCGAGAACGTGATGCTCGCGCCGCAAGTGGTGCAGAATGTGCCCAAGGCCAAGGCGCAGGAGCTGGCGCGGCAGATGCTGGAGCGCGTTGGGCTGGGCGAGAAGTTCGACGCGTTCCCGGAGCGCCTCTCGGGCGGTCAGCAACAGCGCGTGGCGATTGCACGGGCGCTGGCGATGTCGCCCAAGGTGCTGCTGTGCGACGAGATCACCTCGGCGCTGGACCCGGAGCTGGTCAACGAAGTGCTCAGCGTGGTCCGCCAGCTCGCGAAAGAAGGCATGACGCTGATCATGGTCACCCACGAAATGCGCTTCGCCCGAGAGGTCGGGGACAAGCTGGTGTTCATGCACCAGGGCAAGGTCCACGAGGTCGGTGACCCGAAAGTGCTGTTTGCTGATCCGCAGACGCCGGAACTGGCGAACTTCATTGGCACTGTTGAAGCGACTGCCTGAAGGATCTTCGGGACTTTTCTGGCCTCATCGCGGGCAAGCCCGCTCCCACAGGGGTCTGTGCCGGGAGATGGTTTTGTGTTCGACGCAAAACCTGTGGGAGCGGGCTTGCCCGCGATTGACCGCCCGGCGGTCCCTGGCTTTTATGCGCAGGATCAAGGGTTTGAGCCATGCGCGTTGGCGGCAGCGTTTGATCGTGGCACGATGTCGGGGTTATCGACCGAGACCCCCAGACCATGCCGCAATCCCAAGCCAAGAATCTGTCCCTGATCGCCGCGATCGACCTGGGCTCCAACAGCTTCCATATGGTCGTGGCCAAGGCCCAGAACGGCGAAATCCGTATTCTCGAACGGCTCGGGGAAAAGGTTCAGCTGGCCGCCGGCATCGACGATGAGCGTCAGCTCAACGAAGAATCCATGCAGCGCGGCCTCGACTGCCTCAAGCGCTTTGCCCAACTGATCAACGGTATGCCGCTGGGCGCCGTGCGGATCGTCGGCACCAACGCCCTGCGCGAGGCGCGCAACCGTGGCGAATTCATCCGCCGCGCCGAAGAAATCCTCGGCCATCCGGTGGAAGTCATCTCCGGCCGTGAAGAGGCGCGCCTGATCTACCTCGGCGTGTCCCACACCCTCGCCGATACTCCGGGCAAACGCCTGGTCGCCGACATCGGCGGCGGCAGTACCGAATTCATCATCGGCCAGCGTTTCGAACCGCTGCTGCGCGAAAGCCTGCAAATGGGCTGCGTGAGTTTCACCCAGCGCTATTTCAAGGACGGCAAGATCACCCCGGCCCGCTACGCCCAGGCGTACACGGCGGCGCGCCTGGAAATCATGAGCATCGAACACGCCCTGCACCGCCTGACCTGGGATGAAGCCATCGGCTCCTCGGGCACCATCCGCGCCATCGGCCTGGCGCTGAAGGCCGGCGGTCATGGCACCGGCGAAGTGAATGCCGAAGGCCTGGCATGGCTCAAGCGCCGCCTGTTCAAACTCGGCGATGTCGACAAGATCGATTTCGAAGGCATCAAGCCGGATCGCCGGGCGATCTTCCCGGCAGGTCTGGCGATTCTCGAAGCGATCTTCGACGCCCTGGAACTGCAACGCATGGACCACTGCGAAGGCGCGCTGCGTGAAGGCGTTCTGTATGACCTGCTCGGCCGCCATCACCACGAAGACGTGCGCGAACGCACCCTGACCTCGCTGATGGAGCGTTACCACGTCGACCTCGAACAGGCTGCCCGCGTCGAGCGCAAAGCCCTGCATGCCTTCGATCAAGTGGCAGTCGATTGGCAACTCGACGACGGCATCTGGCGCGAACTGCTGGGCTGGGCGGCGAAAGTGCACGAAGTCGGGCTCGACATCGCCCACTATCACTACCACAAGCATGGCGCTTACCTGATCGAGCACTCGGACCTCGCCGGCTTCTCCCGCGAAGACCAGCAAATGCTCGCCCTGCTGGTGCGAGGCCACCGTCGCAACATCCCCAAGGACAAGTTCGCCGAGTTCGGCGACGAGGGCGACAAGCTGATCCGACTGTGCGTGCTGCTGCGTTTTGCCATCCTGTTCCACCACATCCGTGGCACCCAGGCGATGCCGCAAGTGGCACTGCATGCCAACGGCAACAACCTCGACGTGGAATTCCCGGAGAACTGGCTGGATGAAAACCAGCTGACCCAGGCGGATTTCGGGCTTGAGGCGGAGTGGCTGACGCGTGTCGGGATTGTGCTGACCGTTCACTGAGTAACGGGCAGGCACAAAAAAGGCGATCCGATGGATCGCCTTTTTTATTGCGCCGAAATCTTCGGTCAGCTGCTGACCGGCAGGATCGGGCTGCCCAACCGCTCCAGCAACGTCGCCTGCGCGCTGCGCGGGTTCTGGTTGCCGGTCGGCGTGTTGCGGATGTAACGGCCATCCGACTGCAGGCTCCAGCTGTGGGTGTTGTCGGTCAGGTACAGCTCCAGTTCTTTCTTGACCCGGGTCAGCAGCTTCTTGCCTTCCACCGGGAAGCAGGTCTCGACGCGCTTGTCGAGGTTGCGCTCCATCCAGTCGGCGCTGGAAAGGAACATCTGCTCCTCGCCCCCGTTGAGGAAGTAGAACACTCGGGTGTGTTCAAGGAAGCGGCCGATGATCGAGCGCACGTGGATGTTGTGCGAAACCCCGGCGATGCCCGGACGCAGGCAGCACATGCCGCGCACCACCAGATCGATGCGCACCCCGGACTGGCTGGCCTTGTACAGCGCGCGGATGATCTTCGGATCGGTCAGCGAGTTGAACTTGGCGATGATGTGCGCCGGCTTGCCGTCGAGCGCGAATTGCGTCTCGCGGGTGATCATGTCGAGCATGCCTTTCTTCAGGGTGAACGGCGCATGCAGCAGCTTTTTCATGCGCAGCGTCTTGCCCATGCCGATCAACTGGCTGAACAGTTTGCCGACGTCTTCGCACAAGGCGTCGTCGGAAGTCAGCAGGCTGTAGTCGGTGTACAGGCGAGCGTTGCCGGCGTGGTAGTTACCCGTACCGAGGTGCGCATAACGCACGATCTCGCCGGCTTCGCGACGCAGGATCAGCATCATCTTGGCGTGGGTCTTGAAGCCGACCACGCCGTAGATCACCACCGCGCCCGCCGCTTGCAGGCGGCTGGCCAGTTGCAGGTTGGATTCCTCGTCGAAACGCGCACGCAGCTCGATGACCGCCGTCACTTCCTTGCCGTTACGCGCGGCGTCCACCAGCGCATCGACGATTTCCGAGTTGGCGCCAGAACGGTACAGGGTCTGGCGCACGGCCAGAACGTGCGGGTCTTTCGCGGCCTGGCGCAGCAGGTCGACCACCGGGGTGAACGACTCGAACGGGTGCAGCAGCAGGATGTCCTGCTTGCTGATCACGCTGAAAATGTTCTCGCTGTTCTGCAGCAGTTTCGGGATCTGCGGCGTGAACGGCGTGTATTGCAGCTCCGGATGGCTGTCCAGGCCGGTAATGCTGAACAGACGCGTCAGGTTCACCGGACCGTTGACCTGATACAGCTCGGTCTCGCTCAGGTTGAACTGCTTGAGCAGGTAGTCCGACAGGTGTTTCGGGCAGGTGTCGGCGACTTCCAGGCGCACGGCGTCACCGTAACGACGGGAGAACAGCTCGCCACGCAGGGCGCGGGCCAGGTCTTCGACGTCCTCGGAGTCGAGCGCAAGGTCGGCGTTTCGGGTCAGGCGGAACTGGTAGCAGCCCTTGACCTTCATGCCCTGGAACAGGTCATCGGCGTGGGCGTGGATCATCGACGACAGGAACACATAGTTGTCGCCAGGGCCGCCGACTTCTTCCGGCACCTTGATGATTCGCGGCAGCAGACGCGGCGCCGGGATGATCGCCAGACCGGAATCGCGACCGAAGGCGTCGATGCCTTCGAGCTCGACGATGAAGTTCAGGCTCTTGTTCACCAGCAACGGGAACGGGTGCGTCGGGTCGAGGCCGATCGGGGTGATGATCGGCGCGATCTCGTCGCGGAAGTAGCGGCGCACCCAGGTTTTGATCTTGGTCGTCCAGTGGCGACGACGGATGAAGCGCACCTGATGCTTTTCCAGCTCCGGCAGCAGGATGTCGTTGAGGATCGCGTACTGACGATCTACGTGACCGTGCACCAGTTCGCTGATGCGGGCCAGGGCCTGATGCGGTTGCAGGCCGTCGGCGCCCGCCTGTTCACGGGCGAAGGTGATCTGCTTCTTGAGGCCGGCGACGCGGATTTCGAAGAATTCGTCGAGGTTGCTGGAGAAGATCAGCAGGAACTTCAGCCGCTCCAGCAACGGGTAGGACTCGTCCAGCGCCTGTTCCAGCACGCGGATGTTGAACTGCAGTTGCGACAACTCACGGTGGATGTACAGGCTGCTGTCATCCAGGCCGGGAATCGCGATCGCCGGGGCCGCCGCAGCGGGCTCGGTTGCCGGCGCGGGTGGCGCAGGCTCCAGTTCCGGCGGGGTTTCGGTAATCTGCTCGACCACGGGTTGAGCTTCTTTTACGGCAACTTCAGTGAGTCCTTCGGTATTCATCGAATGTTCCTGGGAGGGCTATTTCTGCTCTCGTAACAATTGAGCGGCACGGACAGCAAAGTAAGTCAGGATGCCATCAGCGCCGGCACGTTTAAAGGCGGTCAGGGATTCGAGGATCACGCCTTCGCTCAACCAGCCATTCTGGATCGCCGCCATGTGCATGGCGTATTCGCCGCTAACCTGATAGACGAAGGTCGGCACTTTGAAGGCATCTTTTACCCGGAACAAAATGTCCAGGTACGGCATGCCGGGTTTGACCATGACCATGTCCGCGCCTTCAGACAAGTCCGCGCCCACTTCGTGCAGCGCTTCGTCGCTGTTGGCCGGGTCCATCTGATAGGAAGCCTTGTTCGCCTTGCCCAGGTTCGCGGCCGAACCCACGGCATCGCGGAACGGGCCGTAATAGGCGCTGGCGTACTTGGCCGAGTAGGCCATGATCCGCACGTTGACGTGACCGGCCAGCTCCAGCGCCTCGCGGATCGCCTGGATGCGGCCGTCCATCATGTCCGACGGGGCAACCACCTGGGCGCCCGCAGCGGCGTGGGACAACGCTTGCTTGACCAGTGCATCGACGGTGATGTCGTTCTGCACGTAGCCTTCTTCGTCGAGAATGCCGTCCTGACCGTGAGTGGTGAACGGGTCGAGGGCGACGTCAGTGATTACGCCAAGTTCCGGGAATCGGTCACGCAGGGCGCGGGTGGCGCGCTGGGCGATACCTTCGGGATTCCAGGCTTCGGCGGCATCGAGGGATTTGAGTTCAGGAGGAGTAACCGGGAACAGCGCCAGCGCCGGAATCCCCAGTTCGACCCATTTGGCAGCTTCTTCAAGCAGCAGATCGATGGTCAGGCGCTCGACACCCGGCATCGAGGCCACGGCTTCGCGGCGGTTTTCACCGTCGAGCACGAACACCGGCAGGATCAGGTCATCGACCGTCAATACATTCTCACGCACCAGCCGCCGGGAAAAATCATCACGGCGATTGCGACGCAGGCGGGTGGCAGGGAACAGGCGGTTGGCTGGGGTAAAGCTCACGGCAGACTCCTGAGCCCGCGCAAACGGGCGAGCGTGACAGTTATAGACGGCCATTATGACGAACAGATGACAGTTGTGTGAGACCTGTGACGTGTAGTCGTATTCCATTCTCAGCGTAGGAATTGTTCACGTCGAGACACATTTGGACACTTTCCTGAATGTGCCCGAAGGGTTAGGCTGCGCGTTCATTTCGCCAGCACCCAGACAATGCTCCAACAATTTCTGCATGACTTCGGCTACTTTGCCCTGTTTCTTGGCACGTTTTTCGAAGGCGAAACCATCCTGGTGCTCGCGGGTTTCCTCGCGTTCCGTGGATACATGGACATCAACCTGGTGGTGGTCGTGGCGTTCTTCGGCAGCTATGCCGGCGATCAGCTGTGGTACTTCCTGGGTCGCAAGCACGGGCGCAAGTTGCTGGCGCGCAAACCGCGCTGGCAAATGATGGGCGACCGCGCGCTGGAGCACATCCGCAAGCACCCGGACATCTGGGTTCTGAGCTTCCGCTTCGTTTACGGTCTGCGCACGGTAATGCCGGTGGCGATCGGCCTGTCGGGCTATCCACCAGGACGCTATCTGCTGCTCAACGGTATGGGCGCTGCGATCTGGGCCACCGCCCTGGCCGCTGCCGCTTACCACTTCGGCGCCGTGCTCGAAGGCATGCTCGGCAGCATCAAGAAGTATGAGTTGTGGGTACTCGGTGCGCTGCTGGTGCTGGGTGTCGGCCTGTGGTTGCGCCGCCGGTTCAAGAATGCCCGGCTGGCCAAGAAGGTCTACGAAGAAGAACAGGCCGAGCAATTGGCCAAGGCCGAACGGCACAAAGCCGAAATGGCCAAGACCGCCGACCCTAAGACGCCAGCCGAGTAAGTCGCTGGCGGCAGCCATACAGTCCGATGCCGCTGAGCAGGCTGTAAACGAGCAGGCCGACCCACATCCCCGGGTTGGCCGGCCACAGCCCGACCAGCGGCGCGAGCCACATCAGCGGCAGGTTCGATGCCAGCCGCAGCACTTCCAGCTTCGCCGCCCACGGACGATTCTCCAGGGCCACGCCCAACACGAACAATCCGAACGCCACCGCACCCCAGCCGAGCAGCAATGCACCGGTGGGCAGACTGCGTTCCAGATTCAGCAGATAACTGCCCAGCGCCACATAGACGCCAAACTGCAACCCCACGTACCACTGCTGACGGCTGTCCAGCGGCACCTCGAATTTGCGGAACCGGCTCAGGTCCGGCTTGCTCATCGGATACTTCGCCGCGACATCCGCCGGACGCCAGCCGGTGCGCATGAACCAGATCCGGAGCTTGTCCCACGTGCGCTC is a window from the Pseudomonas gozinkensis genome containing:
- the ppk1 gene encoding polyphosphate kinase 1; this translates as MNTEGLTEVAVKEAQPVVEQITETPPELEPAPPAPATEPAAAAPAIAIPGLDDSSLYIHRELSQLQFNIRVLEQALDESYPLLERLKFLLIFSSNLDEFFEIRVAGLKKQITFAREQAGADGLQPHQALARISELVHGHVDRQYAILNDILLPELEKHQVRFIRRRHWTTKIKTWVRRYFRDEIAPIITPIGLDPTHPFPLLVNKSLNFIVELEGIDAFGRDSGLAIIPAPRLLPRIIKVPEEVGGPGDNYVFLSSMIHAHADDLFQGMKVKGCYQFRLTRNADLALDSEDVEDLARALRGELFSRRYGDAVRLEVADTCPKHLSDYLLKQFNLSETELYQVNGPVNLTRLFSITGLDSHPELQYTPFTPQIPKLLQNSENIFSVISKQDILLLHPFESFTPVVDLLRQAAKDPHVLAVRQTLYRSGANSEIVDALVDAARNGKEVTAVIELRARFDEESNLQLASRLQAAGAVVIYGVVGFKTHAKMMLILRREAGEIVRYAHLGTGNYHAGNARLYTDYSLLTSDDALCEDVGKLFSQLIGMGKTLRMKKLLHAPFTLKKGMLDMITRETQFALDGKPAHIIAKFNSLTDPKIIRALYKASQSGVRIDLVVRGMCCLRPGIAGVSHNIHVRSIIGRFLEHTRVFYFLNGGEEQMFLSSADWMERNLDKRVETCFPVEGKKLLTRVKKELELYLTDNTHSWSLQSDGRYIRNTPTGNQNPRSAQATLLERLGSPILPVSS
- the hemB gene encoding porphobilinogen synthase; the encoded protein is MSFTPANRLFPATRLRRNRRDDFSRRLVRENVLTVDDLILPVFVLDGENRREAVASMPGVERLTIDLLLEEAAKWVELGIPALALFPVTPPELKSLDAAEAWNPEGIAQRATRALRDRFPELGVITDVALDPFTTHGQDGILDEEGYVQNDITVDALVKQALSHAAAGAQVVAPSDMMDGRIQAIREALELAGHVNVRIMAYSAKYASAYYGPFRDAVGSAANLGKANKASYQMDPANSDEALHEVGADLSEGADMVMVKPGMPYLDILFRVKDAFKVPTFVYQVSGEYAMHMAAIQNGWLSEGVILESLTAFKRAGADGILTYFAVRAAQLLREQK
- a CDS encoding DedA family protein, producing MLQQFLHDFGYFALFLGTFFEGETILVLAGFLAFRGYMDINLVVVVAFFGSYAGDQLWYFLGRKHGRKLLARKPRWQMMGDRALEHIRKHPDIWVLSFRFVYGLRTVMPVAIGLSGYPPGRYLLLNGMGAAIWATALAAAAYHFGAVLEGMLGSIKKYELWVLGALLVLGVGLWLRRRFKNARLAKKVYEEEQAEQLAKAERHKAEMAKTADPKTPAE